In Macrobrachium nipponense isolate FS-2020 chromosome 15, ASM1510439v2, whole genome shotgun sequence, a single genomic region encodes these proteins:
- the LOC135194898 gene encoding turripeptide Ici9.1-like, giving the protein MVKMGLLSAVLFVSLFAIFSASEASGGEIDPVCIDRICTLELFPICGSDGNTYDNFCLFNLEKRCSNPKLTIRCHGECSQCGYQ; this is encoded by the exons ATGGTGAAAATGGGATTATTGTCAGCCGTGCTTTTCGTCTCTCTGTTTGCCATATTCAGCGCATCAGAGGCTAGTGGTGGCGAAATTGATCCAG TTTGCATCGATCGAATCTGCACTCTTGAACTCTTCCCCATTTGTGGCAGCGATGGAAACACGTACGACAACTTCTGCCTATTCAACCTTGAGAAGAGGTGCAGCAATCCTAAGCTTACTATTCGATGCCATGGCGAATGCAGCCAGT GTGGATATCAGTGA